The following coding sequences are from one Bufo bufo chromosome 2, aBufBuf1.1, whole genome shotgun sequence window:
- the RTN4R gene encoding reticulon-4 receptor isoform X1: MQGAKLLFLFTCCIIYKLKVQCCPEVCLCYNEPKITFSCQQQRLTAIPPYIPVQTQRIFLHNNKITLLRATSFTPCQNLTILWIHSNNISHIESGAFYGLTKLEELDMSDNYNLKTITALTFRGLVHLHTLHLNRCGLQDLPPGIFQGLYSLQYLYLHDNNLHFLHDDTFVDLGNLTYLFLHGNKLNSLSENVFNGLINLDRLLVHQNRLDTIHHRTFHDLKKVTTLYLFSNALTVLKAEVLSPLVSLQYLRLNANQWICDCRAKSLWSWLKSFKGSSSELECYLPPDLVGKDLKKLGINDLDGCANISFHLIRTDPFSAKMSLNFEEISDSCCQPAIDKSLVTGTNTKSGPSSHSSRILPNIPVKDKENISKTKIIANTDHRKNRTYKPINYSPIATFSSKLDNSLTKVNQNNAFDSVEPSTVPNKKKVPCLKKVKSKSQCRIYQPGTNSGLLNFITTNLLYMTQIFMLQMHF, encoded by the coding sequence GCGCTAAGCTGCTGTTCCTATTTACCTGCTGCATCATCTACAAACTGAAAGTGCAATGTTGTCCAGAAGTTTGTCTATGCTATAATGAACCGAAAATCACATTTAGCTGTCAGCAGCAAAGACTGACTGCAATCCCACCCTACATTCCTGTACAGACTCAGCGCATCTTTCTGCATAACAACAAAATAACTTTACTAAGGGCCACTAGCTTCACCCCCTGCCAGAACCTCACTATATTATGGATTCATTCAAACAACATAAGTCATATTGAGTCTGGAGCCTTCTATGGATTAACCAAATTGGAAGAACTAGACATGAGTGACAATTATAACCTCAAAACTATTACAGCACTTACATTCCGTGGTCTTGTTCATCTACATACTTTACATCTTAATCGTTGTGGTCTGCAAGATTTGCCCCCTGGAATCTTTCAAGGCCTTTACTCTTTGCAGTACCTTTACCTTCATGACAACAACCTACACTTCTTGCATGACGATACCTTTGTAGACCTGGGGAACCTCACTTACTTGTTTCTTCATGGAAATAAATTGAATAGCTTATCTGAAAATGTATTTAATGGCTTAATTAACTTAGATAGACTACTGGTGCATCAAAACAGGTTGGATACCATCCATCACAGAACTTTTCATGATCTAAAGAAAGTTACAACCCTGTATTTATTTAGTAACGCCTTGACAGTGCTTAAAGCAGAAGTATTATCACCTCTTGTATCTCTACAGTACCTACGATTAAATGCAAACCAGTGGATTTGTGATTGCAGGGCCAAGTCCCTCTGGAGTTGGTTGAAATCATTTAAAGGCTCATCGTCAGAGTTAGAATGCTACCTGCCACCAGACTTAGTTGGGAAAGACCTAAAAAAACTAGGAATCAATGATCTTGATGGATGTGCCAATATTTCTTTCCATTTAATCAGAACAGATCCATTCAGTGCCAAGATGTCTCTAAATTTTGAAGAGATCTCAGATAGTTGCTGCCAGCCTGCCATCGATAAGTCACTAGTAACTGGCACAAACACTAAATCTGGGCCATCTTCTCATAGCAGTAGAATCTTGCCAAACATCCCAGTCAAGGATAAGGAAAATATTTCAAAAACAAAAATTATTGCTAACACCGACCACAGAAAAAACAGAACATATAAGCCAATCAATTACTCCCCCATTGCCACTTTCTCAAGCAAATTAGATAATTCCCTAACCAAGGTGAATCAAAACAATGCCTTTGATTCTGTCGAACCTTCCACAGTCCCAAATAAAAAGAAGGTTCCCTGTTTGAAAAAAGTGAAGTCAAAATCTCAATGTCGAATATATCAACCAGGAACTAACTCTGGGCTCCTGAATTTCATCACCACAAATCTTCTCTATATGACTCAGATCTTCATGCTACAGATGCACTTTTAA
- the RTN4R gene encoding reticulon-4 receptor isoform X2 translates to MKSAKLLFLFTCCIIYKLKVQCCPEVCLCYNEPKITFSCQQQRLTAIPPYIPVQTQRIFLHNNKITLLRATSFTPCQNLTILWIHSNNISHIESGAFYGLTKLEELDMSDNYNLKTITALTFRGLVHLHTLHLNRCGLQDLPPGIFQGLYSLQYLYLHDNNLHFLHDDTFVDLGNLTYLFLHGNKLNSLSENVFNGLINLDRLLVHQNRLDTIHHRTFHDLKKVTTLYLFSNALTVLKAEVLSPLVSLQYLRLNANQWICDCRAKSLWSWLKSFKGSSSELECYLPPDLVGKDLKKLGINDLDGCANISFHLIRTDPFSAKMSLNFEEISDSCCQPAIDKSLVTGTNTKSGPSSHSSRILPNIPVKDKENISKTKIIANTDHRKNRTYKPINYSPIATFSSKLDNSLTKVNQNNAFDSVEPSTVPNKKKVPCLKKVKSKSQCRIYQPGTNSGLLNFITTNLLYMTQIFMLQMHF, encoded by the coding sequence GCGCTAAGCTGCTGTTCCTATTTACCTGCTGCATCATCTACAAACTGAAAGTGCAATGTTGTCCAGAAGTTTGTCTATGCTATAATGAACCGAAAATCACATTTAGCTGTCAGCAGCAAAGACTGACTGCAATCCCACCCTACATTCCTGTACAGACTCAGCGCATCTTTCTGCATAACAACAAAATAACTTTACTAAGGGCCACTAGCTTCACCCCCTGCCAGAACCTCACTATATTATGGATTCATTCAAACAACATAAGTCATATTGAGTCTGGAGCCTTCTATGGATTAACCAAATTGGAAGAACTAGACATGAGTGACAATTATAACCTCAAAACTATTACAGCACTTACATTCCGTGGTCTTGTTCATCTACATACTTTACATCTTAATCGTTGTGGTCTGCAAGATTTGCCCCCTGGAATCTTTCAAGGCCTTTACTCTTTGCAGTACCTTTACCTTCATGACAACAACCTACACTTCTTGCATGACGATACCTTTGTAGACCTGGGGAACCTCACTTACTTGTTTCTTCATGGAAATAAATTGAATAGCTTATCTGAAAATGTATTTAATGGCTTAATTAACTTAGATAGACTACTGGTGCATCAAAACAGGTTGGATACCATCCATCACAGAACTTTTCATGATCTAAAGAAAGTTACAACCCTGTATTTATTTAGTAACGCCTTGACAGTGCTTAAAGCAGAAGTATTATCACCTCTTGTATCTCTACAGTACCTACGATTAAATGCAAACCAGTGGATTTGTGATTGCAGGGCCAAGTCCCTCTGGAGTTGGTTGAAATCATTTAAAGGCTCATCGTCAGAGTTAGAATGCTACCTGCCACCAGACTTAGTTGGGAAAGACCTAAAAAAACTAGGAATCAATGATCTTGATGGATGTGCCAATATTTCTTTCCATTTAATCAGAACAGATCCATTCAGTGCCAAGATGTCTCTAAATTTTGAAGAGATCTCAGATAGTTGCTGCCAGCCTGCCATCGATAAGTCACTAGTAACTGGCACAAACACTAAATCTGGGCCATCTTCTCATAGCAGTAGAATCTTGCCAAACATCCCAGTCAAGGATAAGGAAAATATTTCAAAAACAAAAATTATTGCTAACACCGACCACAGAAAAAACAGAACATATAAGCCAATCAATTACTCCCCCATTGCCACTTTCTCAAGCAAATTAGATAATTCCCTAACCAAGGTGAATCAAAACAATGCCTTTGATTCTGTCGAACCTTCCACAGTCCCAAATAAAAAGAAGGTTCCCTGTTTGAAAAAAGTGAAGTCAAAATCTCAATGTCGAATATATCAACCAGGAACTAACTCTGGGCTCCTGAATTTCATCACCACAAATCTTCTCTATATGACTCAGATCTTCATGCTACAGATGCACTTTTAA